The following DNA comes from Anastrepha obliqua isolate idAnaObli1 chromosome 1, idAnaObli1_1.0, whole genome shotgun sequence.
aattttacaataaagagttttgaatgaaagttgtagataatattattgtctacaaaaaagtatcttACAAAATGTTCATAACTTtcggaattcacgagataaacgcaaaaaaccagttgcactcttatttccaagatggcggccgcgggacacaacccccgaccccgaaaactcaaatttaagttcacagtgatgggttttacatagtaaaaccataaactcgcatactcctaaaattacttagttggctattttttttgtctcttttgactggaccaTAACAATCTTGCTGAGAATGAACCTCGCCTTCGTATAAAGAGACTTCATGAGAGCACCCTGCGATTTATGTTTTTTCGCGGCctgactctctctctctctgcgcCTTTTGCGATGTTGTTGGTAGgtctgtttgttgttgttacttgcTTGGTAAGGGAGTAATGTGGCTGGCCCTTCCCTTACTCCTTGCTGACTCCGTCGTATCTTAACTGGAAGCCAGCAGGTTATCTTCCTCGGAGGAGGGTATTGTGTCGCAGCACGGcacgaatttattgtttttgtcattTAAGTTTGTGTTCATCTTGTTTCTTACGTTTGCTTTACCTGAATGCATCAAGCTCCACAACCTACGAGCTTCGAGGGGAAGTAACGGGGTCCCCCGCGGCAGCGCCCCTTACCGCggtaaggccacagttactctcGAAGGCGGCCAGGTATTCGAGAGGGAAACTCCGTTCGCGGTGCACATGTTTCAGTTCCCTGCATCATTCAGCCCTCGCACGATTCCAAGAACACTTTGGCTTGGGAAAGTGTTGCTACGGTTCTCTCCGTATAGATAACTGGACGAACAGAACGCGCGCCGTTTCGCGAATGGGTAGTTCGCCAGTCCCTAcacggagcttccctcttagttcatggAGGGTTAAATTCCTAAATAGAATCTAGCCTCCATTTAAGCCCCATTCCCGCGGCAAGGAGATCAACATGAAAGGGGAGCCTAATTgaagtttttctttcaaaattaacaatatggcggcctcaggaaatatttttcagattttcgagaaaaaaaccaacaattaatttaaaataaaaaatcgaaatttgtgaaaaaaaattcttagatCAGGCATCAGTTTCTTATGTTTTTAAAAAGcggtatattttattgaaatatatcaaGCGGTgtttaagttacagtgaacaccagttcaaaaaacatggttttgagaaaaactcatttaaagttttgctatctgctccggagcgcccgaaaGCCATTTCTTAATTCTTAACTCGAAAAGTGTttttcggattcacttcaaattttcacacaataattttaagatattattagtttgttattttttttatatttatatttttaagataaaaagattttattaaaaaaggtccaatttttggaaaagtctgactacccctaacctcttaaGCAGCTGATGTTTAAACATCTACTAAATGGGttatcagattggaggtactttttcgaataaaattttttgacagatcGCGCGGGACTACTATTAAGCTAAATACGTAATTTTTTCAGAACTGATgcacatttcatcatggaaatacTTACCTCTCAACAACGTTTTCAAATCGTACAAGTTTTACGAAGATCGAtgatctgtgaaaagtgttcatcgctcGCTCAGggcaacttatggtgtacataaccgtcCTATCGAAAGCACTATTCGGTAAACCATCagcaaaattgagaataattttacattattggatgatACTCGACCGATTAGACCACTTACAGCCCGAAGTGTAATCGAATACTCGGAAGAAACGATTCGGCACCGATCACAACAACTTGGCATATCTGAGGGTACTACTGGTGTGATTTTACACAAAGATCTTGGTTTAAAAGCATATAAAATTCAGCTTGTTTAAGATTTGAAGCCCACCGATCTTCCAAACCGTTCTAATTTCAGatgttgggctcttgaaaaattCGCTGAAAAAGCGCATTTTGGGACTCTCATTTCATTCAGGCCTTCGTTTGGCCtcgtggctacgtcaataagcaaaattcctGCATTTGTGTGGAAAAGTAACCCGAATACATTCTAAAACAGCTATTACACCCATTGATAACCACCATTTGGAGCAGTCTAAGGGCTGGAGGCATCACCGGCCAATGTAAATGTGAACGGCTCACGCTGTTGCGCTATGATAAACGACTCTTTGATGCCGGAAGTTGACGCCCGTGATCTGCTCAGcacttggttccaacaagacgacgctacttgTCATGCAGcccatgaaacaatggatttactgtgtcGTTCTTTCGGTCCGCAAATTATCTCTCGCCTCGGAGCAGTGGTTTGGCcatcaagatcgtgtgatatcaaacCTTTgagcttttatttgtgggggtatgtaaaaccttaattttttatggataaactagcttcgattgaggcatttgaAGCCAACATTTCTAAATTATTCACGAGATAACGAACGAAGTTCTCGAATgagtcatttaaaatttgtgtttatgGATGGTccaattacggcgcagttgggGCCATAATTGGAaagaaattatctttaaaaaataaatgccatgaatggttctacacaaaaataataaagattgcctaatcaatttaaatttttgttcttttatttcaatttaaaatgcgaTACTTCTAATACCTGCACTCTTTTCTTGAGTTTTCCTTTGAAATATCTTTTAAACAGCAAACGTAAATctgtgataataaaaataagtatgttGCAGAAGTaaagttattattatattcTGTTGTATTCTGTGAATTCTGcgatacttaaatttaaaatgtaatacttttctacttaataaaactaattaggtaggtaggtgggttGGCtgacacttagacctttcgcaggtccattgtgataccactggagcttatccttaccctatgggttccttttcaaacaatccggtagctttaataaacgagcaaagcttcgttagttttagaagcgctatgtccgctacatcagttaaaaatgccATGTCAAGAGTGCGGAACCTCCTTgtcgctaagctttcacactcacataaatggtgcctgactgtttcctcttcgtctctatttagacagcttctacaaaaatcgaagtacgggagtacCAACCTTCTAGCCTTCTGCTATATTCATGTGGTCTGGCACCCAAATACGGtgtattttatagtattttgatACGTCCcttagaagtttaaaacattctatgactgctgttgacgagtgtgttttagattctagcgcttttattgctgcttgactgtctgagtatATGAAGACTTCGTTTGTGGAAAATACTCTCGCTTTTATTACCGTAAGTTCCTcctttatggcagtgacttccgcctgataTACATTGTaatgatcaggtaggcgaaatcATTGGctaactccgagtttatcggagtaagCCCCTTCAGTTACTCTGTTATCTATCATAgtttgagccatctgtatagatgcTTATATCATTTTCCCTAACAATAATCCcattattccattcctctttggaagaaaatgctgtgacgaaggatttatctaaattgatatccttggtcttacagaaatccgttgtgccaggaatgcaggggaatttttttaaaattgaacaGTGTCCTCTCTGGTTTATTCTGAGTGTTACAACGCGGTGTAATTGCGTTGTAATTAATAATTACCTTTGTTTGGTGCTTAAAAATGCATACTTGCGCTGCATTTCACGAGCTCGGTTCAAAGTAAAGCGAACGAAGAAAGCTCGTTCTTTTACTTTGGAGCCATCGCCGCGTGCAGACAAGTGCGCTGAAGCACAATGTaagtacctatatatatatatatataatatatgcatacatctATATCTAAGTATGAATTGTAAGTTTAAACTAAAtttgtaaactaattttttaaataaattatagattTTCGCAGACGAAGCGCAAAATATTGAAACAGCCGACGTTTCAATATcaacgaaaatattttgtggttATTTCCGAAATTTATCagtttggaaatattttcttaaaattaattgcGTCAATATTTTCGGAAACGTGCACAAAACGGCGATGTCCTCACCAGAAATGGGCTGATGGCAAATGATGTTACATCACCGGCGGCGGACACGTGTGTGCAGCTAACGACTAATTCGAGGTTAGAGACGATATCACCGGTTCTGCAATCAACCAATCCAACGGTGCATCGGGTACAAGCTTCCGAACATATTACGTCTGCTGATGGGTACGCACAACTAGGGGCATGCATGAGGCATCACGTTGATGGTTTGGCGCATCAAGGCGCGGCTCATGCATTATGTGCTACATCAGAGGACGGGTACGCACTACCGTGTATAAATTCGGGCAGCATAACCTCAACTTGGGTAGGCGGTTTACCTCGTGGTAGCGGAAACCATGGACGATCGCAGCCCAATCTGACTTCTGTATACGGAATGGAGGCACCATCTCGTAATAGATCTAGCATTACAACGTGGACAGGTCATCCAATCAACACGCACTGCACTGCTGCAAAAGCGGCTGTACCTTTTTACCCTCCAGCACCATTTAGTTGCAACACACAATTTACACCAGGGCTTAACAATCTTCAATCTACAGTACTTGGTCGGTTAGAAGCAGAACAATCTCCACGGGCACAGCTGCACTCAACCTCTTGGCAGCATGCTTTGTCCTCTTATAGGAATACGCATACAGTTTATGGTGATGCTGCACCGGGTGTGGGTAGCATTCCTCCAGTCAATTCGGTTTTGACTAGTGCCCAAGAACCACCAGCCAGGGTGCCTAATAGCTACGACGCTCAGCGACAGTGGCCACAGATATCTAACGGTCATACTCCTACCGCGCCAGCTGCGATATCTGAAATGAGGTTATCCTCTACGCAAATAGCATCAAGGCACGTCATAAATAAAGATCTTCCGCCGTTCTCCGGCAAGCCAGAAGAGTGGCCGCTTTTTATCACCAGCTTCGAACAATCAACCGAGCAATGCGGTTTCACAGATTCCGAGAATCTTATTCGGCTACAGCGATGCTTGAAGGGGGTGGCACTAGAGGCAGTGAGGGGTAAATTAATGGCGCCTGCGACCGTATGGCAGGCCATTGAAACTTTACGTATGCTTTATGGGCGTCCAGACATCATATGCCATTCACTACAACGCAAGCTACGTCAAGAGCCATTGGTAAGGTATGACAATCTGGAAACCCTAATTCAGTTTGCACTTGCGGTACAAAATTACTGCTGTACTCTGAAAGCCATTGGCCTCTCTTCTTATTTGAATGATCCGATGCTACTTTCTGAGCTACTTTGCAAATTACCAAGCGACTTGAAATTAGAGTGGGGTAGATATAGGGTTTCACTGCTCCATGCTGACATAAGTGAGTTCGACTATTGGCTTTTCAAATTGGCGACGTGCGCTAGTCAAGTCGTCTCCGTAAGTAGTTCCGCCGATGAAGTCAAAGTTAACAATAATCAATTTAAGAAAAGGGTGCTCGTGCACGGCGTAGTTCACACCAACAGTGCCACAAGCTCTCAAACTTATTGCCTTCAGTGCAGTGGTAATCATCGACTCGAGAAATGCAAACAGTTTTGCGATTTGCCTACCAACGATAGGTGGTGCTTTGTTCGCGACAATAAGCTATGCATCAGATGCTTCCGCAAACATTTCCTGAAGAACTGCCCATTGCATAGCCGTTGTGGTATTGATGGTTGCACAAAACCACACCATGTTCTGCTCCATTCAAATTATTCGGTCAATCCAAGCCATAAAGCAGCTGTGATGTTACATAAGGAAGAGCACGCGACAAAGACATTGTTGCGTTACGTTCCAGTAATACTCTATGGAAAATCCAAGTGCATAAAGACGTATGCGTTAATAGACGAGGGATCCACATGTACACTCTTGGAGAAACACATTGCTGAAGAGCTTGGTTTGGATGGTCCATCTGATGAGCTGTGTCTCAGGTGGACGGGTGATATAACACAGGTAGAGCCTAAATCAAAATGTGTTACCATCGGGCTCTCTTCTACACATGAAACGTCGCCTCGGTTTAATCTTCGGAACATACGCACAGTAGCTAATCTTGATCTTCCAAAGCAGTCGTTGTTACAAGAAGTACTCTCGTCGCACAGTCATTTGCACAATTTGCCTATTGAACCATATGCTGGGGTGCGCGCTACACTGCTTCTTGGTGTCGACAATGCAAAGCTCGGTGTCCCCCTCAAAGTGAAGGAAATAGAAGGAGATCAGCTTATCGCAACTAAATGTCGACTTGGTTGGTCAGTATATGGCCGTGGAGAGGAAGCTAATGCCCTTTCGAATAGGGTGATGCACATCTGCTCCTGTGTGTCAACTGAACGCATGGATGAAATGTTAAAGGCTAATTACGCGTTAGAGGCAGTTGGTATTAGCATGAAAGATGAACCACTGAAATCCAAAGCAGACGAACGGGCTCTCGCCATTATGCAATCGACTACAAAGTACTTGGAAAATGAAAAGCGTTGGGAAACGGGTTTATTGTGGAAATTCGATAAAATCGATTTACCAAATTCGTATTCCATGGCATTGCAACGTCTCAGTTGTTTGGAAAAACGCATGACCCGGGACCCACTCTTACGGAATTTTCTCAACAAACAAATTCGTGAGTATGAAGATAAAGGATATATTCGGAAATTGACAAAAGATGAGATATCTCATGGAAAAAGGTCATGGTTCATTCCAATTTTCACCGtaacgaataaaaataaaaataagacaaGGCTCGTTTGGGATGCCGCTGCCACCGTCGACGGTATCGCTCTCAACACCTATTTAATGAAAGGACCCGACCTTCTGGCGTCTCTGGTTGGAATACTTATACGATTTCGTGAGCGAGCATTTGCAATCACAGGAGACATTCGCGAGATGTTCCATCAAATTCGAGTGCGCAGCAAAGACCAAACCGCACAGCAGTTTTTGTGGCGACATGGGAATAGCTCTAGAGATCCTGATACTTACGTAATGACGGTGATGACTTTTGGTGCTGCTTGTTCTCCATCATTggcaaatttcatcaaaaacaaaaatgcttcgCGTTTCATCAACGAAAACGCTAGTGCGGTTGGGGCAATTCATCGGAACATGTACGTGGACGATTGGCTG
Coding sequences within:
- the LOC129236153 gene encoding uncharacterized protein LOC129236153, with translation MANDVTSPAADTCVQLTTNSRLETISPVLQSTNPTVHRVQASEHITSADGYAQLGACMRHHVDGLAHQGAAHALCATSEDGYALPCINSGSITSTWVGGLPRGSGNHGRSQPNLTSVYGMEAPSRNRSSITTWTGHPINTHCTAAKAAVPFYPPAPFSCNTQFTPGLNNLQSTVLGRLEAEQSPRAQLHSTSWQHALSSYRNTHTVYGDAAPGVGSIPPVNSVLTSAQEPPARVPNSYDAQRQWPQISNGHTPTAPAAISEMRLSSTQIASRHVINKDLPPFSGKPEEWPLFITSFEQSTEQCGFTDSENLIRLQRCLKGVALEAVRGKLMAPATVWQAIETLRMLYGRPDIICHSLQRKLRQEPLVRYDNLETLIQFALAVQNYCCTLKAIGLSSYLNDPMLLSELLCKLPSDLKLEWGRYRVSLLHADISEFDYWLFKLATCASQVVSVSSSADEVKVNNNQFKKRVLVHGVVHTNSATSSQTYCLQCSGNHRLEKCKQFCDLPTNDRWCFVRDNKLCIRCFRKHFLKNCPLHSRCGIDGCTKPHHVLLHSNYSVNPSHKAAVMLHKEEHATKTLLRYVPVILYGKSKCIKTYALIDEGSTCTLLEKHIAEELGLDGPSDELCLRWTGDITQVEPKSKCVTIGLSSTHETSPRFNLRNIRTVANLDLPKQSLLQEVLSSHSHLHNLPIEPYAGVRATLLLGVDNAKLGVPLKVKEIEGDQLIATKCRLGWSVYGRGEEANALSNRVMHICSCVSTERMDEMLKANYALEAVGISMKDEPLKSKADERALAIMQSTTKYLENEKRWETGLLWKFDKIDLPNSYSMALQRLSCLEKRMTRDPLLRNFLNKQIREYEDKGYIRKLTKDEISHGKRSWFIPIFTVTNKNKNKTRLVWDAAATVDGIALNTYLMKGPDLLASLVGILIRFRERAFAITGDIREMFHQIRVRSKDQTAQQFLWRHGNSSRDPDTYVMTVMTFGAACSPSLANFIKNKNASRFINENASAVGAIHRNMYVDDWLQSVDTEKELIDLALQVKHIHGEGGFEMRNWLSNSTNALHAISRTAKQSGKLLQDPSMTYEKVLGIWWLPWSDELTFFAKFDTSVFGNNSSVTKRSVLRVIMSVYDPLGLIGFFMIQAKIIIQNIWRSGVTWDAPVQKDEYEAWESWVRLLPRIHDVRIPRCYPLASFTHDVQLHIFCDASSVAYAAAAYLRATVSGKGKCCLVASKSRVAPLKPVSIPRLELMGAILGLRLAKFIRNELTLPISEEVYWTDSKNVLHWIRSDTRKFSQFVGVRIGEILELSSINNWRWVPSADNVADDATKLKQWSKLDGELRWFQGPQFLTLPSWEWPETILVNSAEHELVHHIELNTTLSFTSFTEVVPHVSRFSKWEKLRGATRYALRFLRLVSRRPAKSEFVQMMLQDTTVSSAEVLIVLMCQSETFGDEIKCLHQGQLIFADEAQNIETADVSILSIPISLSSIGNRLSIMFGASVGVVLSAPQMQKLACTIVF